One part of the Hydra vulgaris chromosome 01, alternate assembly HydraT2T_AEP genome encodes these proteins:
- the LOC136074376 gene encoding uncharacterized protein LOC136074376 produces MVNCWNEDDWIKNIRMSKAAFNYLCKEVSPFMPIQGTNFRKSLPLEMKLAVTLYFLSGSADYRTIANLFGLGKSTVCTIVHRICKHFVDNLMKKYISLPSREETMEIIVSFEKLYGFPQVVGAVDGCHIRIKAPHKNSEDYINRKEYHSIILQGLVDSKYLFRDIFVGWTGKSHDSRVFKNSPLYKECLARTFLPTNLSKIIDNIEIGPLILGDSAYPLKNWLMKPYSDRGNLSIEEAKFNVSLSKCRVVVENGFGRLKGRFQCLLKRLDTTVEHTVNIVTTCCILHNFCTLTKQKYLNEWIEQTEIDLVNPILNHSCIELDNKAEFIRNSIKKHYFTTV; encoded by the coding sequence ATGGTAAACTGTTGGAACGAAGATGATTGGATAAAAAACATAAGAATGTCTAAAGCAGCCTTTAATTATCTGTGCAAGGAAGTTTCACCTTTTATGCCTATACAAGGCACTAACTTTCGTAAATCTTTGCCTTTAGAAATGAAGTTAGCTGTGacactttactttttaagtgGATCTGCAGATTACCGAACAATAGCCAATTTATTTGGCTTAGGAAAATCAACTGTTTGTACAATAGTTCACagaatttgtaaacattttgttGATAACTTAATGAAGAAATACATTTCCTTACCCTCAAGGGAAGAAACAATGGAGATTATagtaagttttgaaaaattatatggTTTTCCACAAGTAGTTGGAGCAGTTGATGGATGTCACATAAGAATAAAGGCTCCTCATAAAAATTCAGAGGACTATATAAACAGAAAAGAATATCACTCCATTATTTTACAGGGATTGGTAGACAGCAAGTATTTATTTAGAGATATTTTTGTAGGGTGGACTGGCAAATCACACGATTCaagggtttttaaaaattctcccTTATATAAAGAGTGTCTGGCTAGAACCTTTTTACCtacaaacttatctaaaataattgataatattgaaattggTCCTCTTATCCTTGGTGATTCAGCATATCCCCTTAAAAATTGGCTTATGAAACCTTACTCAGATCGTGGAAATCTTAGTATAGAAGAAGCAAAGTTTAACGTTTCTCTTAGTAAATGTCGTGTGGTGGTGGAGAATGGATTTGGAAGATTAAAAGGTCGATTTCAATGTCTTTTAAAGAGATTAGATACAACAGTTGAACACACAGTCAATATTGTTACAACATGTTGTATACTACATAACTTCTGTACTTTGACAaagcaaaagtatttaaatgaaTGGATTGAACAAACAGAAATTGACTTAGTAAACCCTATATTAAACCACAGTTGCATTGAACTTGACAATAAAGCTGAGTTTATTAGAAAttccataaaaaaacattattttacaacTGTTTAg
- the LOC136075310 gene encoding uncharacterized protein LOC136075310 translates to MAEEKAVAEEKVKSRKRARHWDDEETKILISKWSEDNIQEKLKSCTRKGKIWEEILLFLQASGYEDRDKEMCKTRIHTLTSAYRNYIDNKRNTSGTGPSKKPSCFDEIDKVLSDKPTTLPTFLKSSSGMNVIIEKTAEVNNFNNCVNELVNCEHIDIETTPSSSKSEELVKKDNSFYFKKSKKKKSRSEVMFEQLNATVNKFMTSQADIDHKILESILENHKQEESCVILKVRQVEDLYFIEIELSLADLTLEKLTCTIKEEFSVQDNASLLITKLPNVLIRNDKDVKRLKSGTEIEFLIMIKKM, encoded by the exons ATGGCGGAGGAAAAAGCTGTTGCTGaagaaaaagttaaatctaGAAAGAGAGCTAGACATTGGGATGATGAGgaaacaaaaatactaattagtAAATGGTCAGAAGATAATATCCAAGAAAAGTTGAAGTCATGCACAag aAAAGGAAAAATTTGGGAGGAAATTTTGCTATTCTTGCAAGCTTCTGGATATGAAGACAGAGATAAAGAGATGTGTAAAACAAGAATTCACACATTGACAAGTGCATATCGcaattatattgataataaacgAAATACAAGTGGGACTGGTCCTTCCAAAAAACCATCCTGCTTTGATGAAATTGATAAGGTTCTTAGTGACAAACCAACCACATTaccaacttttttgaaaagttcCTCAGGCAtgaatgttattattgaaaaaactgcagaagtgaataattttaataattgtgtTAATGAGTTAGTAAACTGTGAACATATAGACATTGAAACTACTCCGTCAAGTTCTAAATCTGAAGAGTtggtaaaaaaagataatagtttttactttaaaaaatccaaaaagaaaaaatcaagaagTGAGGTAATGTTTGAACAATTAAATGCCactgttaataaatttatgaccTCTCAGGCTGATattgatcataaaattttagaaagtatTTTAGAAAACCACAAACAAGAAGAATCATGTGTTATATTAAAAGTTCGTCAAGTtgaagatttatattttattgaaatagaaCTTTCATTGGCAGATTTGACACTAGAAAAACTTACTTGCACAATAAAAGAGGAATTTTCAGTTCAAGATAATGCATCTTTATTGATTACCAAGTTACCAAATGTACTTATCCGAAATGATAAGGATGTTAAACGTCTTAAAAGTGGGACTGAGATAGAGtttttaattatgattaaaaaaatgtga